In Pseudobdellovibrionaceae bacterium, the following proteins share a genomic window:
- a CDS encoding TonB-dependent receptor translates to MKLKVALVLALFHLSLPTFASGHSDRLEDEMEMFKQESVDHTITTSTQTPQKSSLAPSVISVLTAQELKALGVTSLHQAFNYIPGVVVTETYFGYSAVNFRGLLQTHYNNKALMLINGHPMRETVNGSFHLEMVPINVIERIEVIRGPGSSLYGTNALAGVINIITKSAHNEEGSATKISAMGGSYSTVGGDLFFSRTSESRKTVIAFSGLDTKGYPFEVEADELAQSGTIDYDNDLYNFFVEHKKGSVTLMGGYFRQNKAKFGIIPRLQHSGPTQYEGYFADAHWSRQLDDKLTLSTRLRYDELERNSLARNLPTDVEMINRGYQAGAEVGLAWKRDDSLQVLTGLNYEFSHADPYLFEEVATGNPTASSPWRDSHSVSDYSLFAQALYNHDTPHQWTFGGRFNHNEDSKGVFSPRVGYVWAVNPTTTFKALYAQAFRNPDFFEKQVNTPGVLIGDDKLEHEKVQSLDLALELIPEDSNLKHVANVFYLVASDIISRAATATPGEFQYKNGSDNHFWGLEYSLKTGMVNHRSWFLSYSYKEGHDDTNDVALKYLAKHSGSAGLTWQVGSQLAASPNMIYVGRREDVGDFALFNLTLSYAINKDWSASLIGHNLADKEYQYPEYIRGNLDGIPGGPGVSGYLKITGSL, encoded by the coding sequence ATGAAGCTCAAAGTTGCACTTGTCCTAGCCCTCTTTCACCTCAGCCTTCCCACCTTCGCCTCAGGTCATTCGGATCGACTGGAAGATGAAATGGAAATGTTTAAACAGGAAAGTGTCGATCACACTATTACGACGTCCACTCAAACCCCGCAAAAGTCCTCTTTAGCTCCTTCAGTGATTTCAGTCCTCACTGCTCAAGAACTCAAAGCCTTGGGCGTGACATCTCTGCACCAGGCATTCAATTACATTCCCGGAGTGGTGGTCACTGAGACCTACTTCGGCTACTCAGCGGTGAACTTTCGCGGCCTTTTGCAAACCCACTACAACAATAAAGCCCTGATGCTCATCAACGGCCACCCCATGCGGGAGACGGTCAATGGCTCTTTCCACCTGGAAATGGTGCCCATCAACGTCATTGAAAGAATTGAAGTCATCCGCGGGCCCGGTTCGTCGCTTTATGGCACCAATGCCTTAGCTGGTGTGATTAACATCATCACCAAATCAGCTCATAATGAGGAAGGTTCGGCTACCAAGATTTCAGCCATGGGCGGCAGCTACAGCACGGTGGGCGGAGATCTATTTTTTAGCCGAACGAGCGAGAGTCGCAAGACAGTGATTGCTTTTTCTGGCCTCGACACCAAAGGCTATCCCTTTGAGGTGGAAGCCGATGAATTGGCCCAATCGGGAACCATTGATTACGACAATGACCTTTATAACTTCTTTGTCGAACACAAAAAAGGCTCGGTGACTCTCATGGGCGGGTACTTCCGCCAGAACAAGGCGAAGTTTGGCATTATCCCCCGTCTCCAGCACAGTGGTCCCACTCAATATGAGGGCTACTTCGCCGATGCCCATTGGAGCAGACAGCTCGACGATAAGCTCACCCTCTCCACCCGCCTGCGCTACGACGAACTGGAACGCAACAGTCTGGCGCGAAACCTCCCCACTGATGTTGAAATGATCAATCGTGGCTACCAAGCGGGAGCTGAAGTCGGCCTGGCCTGGAAACGGGATGATTCCCTGCAAGTTCTCACTGGCCTCAACTACGAGTTCTCCCATGCCGACCCCTATCTTTTTGAAGAAGTGGCCACCGGTAATCCCACGGCTTCGAGCCCTTGGCGCGATAGTCACAGCGTGAGCGACTACTCTTTGTTTGCCCAAGCACTTTACAATCACGACACTCCCCACCAGTGGACCTTTGGTGGACGCTTTAACCACAACGAGGACTCAAAGGGCGTATTCAGTCCGCGCGTCGGTTACGTGTGGGCGGTCAATCCAACGACCACCTTTAAGGCTTTGTATGCTCAGGCCTTCCGCAACCCTGACTTTTTTGAGAAACAGGTCAACACTCCCGGTGTGCTCATTGGTGATGATAAACTGGAACATGAAAAGGTGCAGTCGCTGGACCTGGCTCTGGAATTGATCCCGGAGGATTCCAACCTCAAACATGTGGCCAACGTGTTTTACTTGGTGGCTTCAGACATCATTTCCCGTGCTGCAACCGCCACTCCCGGGGAATTTCAGTACAAAAATGGCTCTGACAACCACTTTTGGGGCCTTGAGTACTCCTTAAAGACAGGAATGGTGAACCATCGCTCCTGGTTTTTAAGCTACAGTTACAAGGAAGGCCACGACGACACCAACGATGTAGCACTCAAATACTTGGCCAAGCACTCCGGGTCAGCTGGCTTAACATGGCAGGTTGGTTCTCAGTTGGCCGCTAGTCCTAACATGATTTACGTGGGACGAAGAGAAGACGTGGGTGATTTTGCTCTGTTCAACCTAACCCTGAGCTATGCCATCAACAAGGATTGGTCGGCTTCTCTTATTGGGCACAACTTGGCGGATAAGGAGTACCAGTATCCAGAGTACATTCGTGGTAATCTGGACGGCATTCCCGGAGGCCCTGGCGTTTCAGGCTACCTAAAAATCACCGGTTCCCTGTAA
- a CDS encoding right-handed parallel beta-helix repeat-containing protein, with protein MMGNHFVGWRVSVVCSSLFLLLLGFQNCSAVNEGFNSRLQDSSSSHNGTGGGSGGGGGGGEPPVAPPPPVEEGGLSTWEDGLQPVREVHVVPSPAGNDSTGDGSSQRPYASLGRAVSGGVAPGTAIRLHPGTYAGGGSFSDIRGNASAPIWIGGVPGQAKPVIQGGSNAIHLRRPRYLVVHDIVFQNSSLNGINCDDAAEYANADAARYVIFRDIEVRNIGTGGNHDGLKLSGLNDFFVLNSVISNVQAGSGIDCVGCHRGVIAYNEFRNGGSNSIQTKGGSTDIDVLWNRFENAGQRAINAGGSTGFEYFRPPLVNNQANAEARRIRVLGNVIIGGENAISFVGVVDGLAAQNTIVNPTRWPIRILQETVSSGGYEFLPAQNNVIDNNIFYFSSGQVSSHVNVGANTRPESFVFRNNLWFAHNNPGSSTPTLPVTETGGVIGQNPGFVNLPSGDVHLITNSPARGRGISQDYLPEDADGTAFLQPPTIGAFQ; from the coding sequence GTGATGGGGAATCACTTTGTTGGCTGGCGGGTTTCCGTCGTCTGTTCTTCTTTATTCCTTTTGTTATTGGGTTTTCAAAACTGCTCGGCTGTGAACGAGGGATTTAATTCTCGTTTGCAGGATTCATCGTCGTCTCACAATGGGACTGGTGGCGGTAGTGGCGGCGGAGGAGGAGGAGGGGAACCTCCAGTAGCGCCCCCGCCTCCCGTTGAAGAGGGAGGCCTCTCCACTTGGGAAGATGGTCTCCAGCCAGTCAGGGAAGTCCATGTGGTACCTTCACCTGCAGGCAATGACTCCACTGGCGATGGTTCTTCTCAGCGGCCCTATGCTAGCCTCGGACGTGCAGTAAGCGGAGGGGTGGCCCCGGGAACGGCCATTCGGCTTCATCCAGGCACCTACGCTGGCGGTGGATCATTTTCAGACATTCGCGGCAATGCTTCGGCACCCATTTGGATTGGTGGAGTTCCCGGGCAAGCTAAGCCTGTCATTCAGGGCGGTTCAAATGCCATTCATCTCAGAAGGCCGCGCTACCTGGTGGTTCACGATATTGTCTTTCAAAATTCTTCGCTCAACGGAATCAATTGTGACGATGCTGCCGAGTACGCAAATGCCGACGCCGCTCGATACGTGATCTTTCGCGATATTGAAGTTCGCAATATTGGCACGGGGGGCAACCACGATGGTCTGAAGTTATCGGGCTTAAACGACTTCTTTGTCCTGAACTCGGTGATTAGCAATGTGCAGGCAGGGAGTGGCATCGACTGTGTCGGCTGTCATCGGGGCGTGATCGCTTACAATGAGTTCCGCAATGGTGGATCGAACTCCATTCAAACCAAAGGTGGTTCCACCGACATCGATGTCCTGTGGAATCGCTTTGAAAATGCTGGACAGAGGGCCATCAATGCTGGCGGTTCGACCGGCTTTGAATACTTTCGTCCCCCATTGGTGAATAATCAGGCAAATGCCGAGGCCCGACGGATACGCGTTTTGGGCAATGTGATCATTGGTGGGGAAAATGCCATTTCATTTGTTGGTGTCGTCGATGGTTTGGCTGCGCAAAACACAATTGTCAATCCCACACGGTGGCCCATTCGCATTCTTCAAGAAACCGTCTCCAGTGGAGGCTATGAGTTTTTGCCAGCGCAAAATAATGTAATTGACAATAACATATTCTATTTTAGCTCTGGGCAGGTCTCCTCCCATGTCAATGTTGGCGCTAACACACGGCCCGAGTCCTTTGTCTTTCGCAACAACCTTTGGTTTGCCCACAACAATCCAGGAAGTTCCACACCCACTTTGCCCGTCACAGAAACCGGTGGAGTGATTGGCCAGAACCCAGGATTTGTCAATTTGCCATCAGGCGATGTCCACCTCATCACAAACAGCCCTGCACGTGGTAGAGGCATCTCCCAAGATTACCTCCCTGAAGACGCCGACGGCACAGCCTTCCTTCAGCCCCCCACCATCGGCGCCTTTCAATGA